The following DNA comes from Corynebacterium lizhenjunii.
CACTGCTGCTCCACATGCGCGCGCCCGGCCGCACCCATGCGTTGGCGTAGCTGCGGGTCACGCAGGAGCATATCCAGTGCTGCCAAGAGCTGACGCTCGTCGGTTCCGCTAACTACCACTCCGGTCTCCGGGGTCACCGTCTCCGGCGCACCTCCTGAATCGCCTGCCACCACCGCAACGCCGGCCGCCTGCGCTTCTAGGTAGACGATGCCCAAGCCTTCCACATCCAAACCCCCGCCGCGGGTGCGCGCGGGCATGGCGAAGACGTCCGCTGCGGTCAGAGCCCTGTGGAGTTCGGCAGAGCCAGCCGCCTCGTAGAACACGGTGCCCGGGAAATACCTTTGCGCCAATTGCTCCAGGGTGGTCCGGTACCTCCCGCGGCCCACTAGTAGCAGCTGTACTCCAGGGTGGCGCTGAGTAAGCTCCGGCATGACACGCAACAGCTGGTCTTGGCCCTTGCGAGGGACAAAACGGGAAATGCACACCACCACCGGACGCGCGGGGTCCAGCCCAAAATACTCCCGTGCCGCGGCCACATCCCCGCCCGGCCGAAACTGCTCTAGGCTCACCCCGCTAGGCAGGTGCGCCCAGCGCGGTCCAGACCCAAAGGCGCCGCGTAGACGGCCCAGGGTGTAGTACGAGATATAGGTCAGGACATCCACATGCTTGCCGATACCCCTTAGCACCTGCCGCGCACCCGGCAGCATGGCCCACCCGACCTCATGTCCATGCGTAGACGCGACAATCTTGCGCGCCCCTGCCTTACGTGCGGCGGGGGCTAATAAGGCCAAAGGCGCCGCAGCCCCGAACCACACCACATCGATGTTATGGCGCGTAATTGCCTCGCACATTGCCCGCCGGGTACCTGGAGTGGGCAACAACACCCGCTGCGGAAGGCGGATGACGGTATAGGGCACGGAGGCATCGTAAAGCTGTGCAGCTTGCGCGTCTTGCGTTGAGCACAGCACCACCACCTGCGACGGGTCCAAGGTGTCCACGAAGTCCCGCAAATAAGACTGGATGCCGCCAATGGTGGGCGGGAAGTCATTAGTCACTAGCAATACGCGCGGCATATCCACCACTCTACTGAGTCTCCCGTTTGCCGGTGCCTAGGGTGGCAAAAACGCCAAAAGCCCGGCCTTCAGCAGGAGAAGAACCGGGCGCTAGTTCGCGGGGCGAACTAGAAGCGAACTACGGAGTGGATGGGCATGTAGTGCAGCGGACGCTCACCCACGGTAGAACCGCTATTGAGGGCGTCGATGATAACGCCATTGCCGGCGTAGATGCCAACGTGGGAGGCACCACCGTAATAGGCCACGATGTCACCAGGCTGAATCTGATCCAGAGGCACGCGCTGGCCAGCAGCGGCCTGCGCCTGAGACGTACGCGGGATGGACTTACCCACCTGGGCATAAGCCCAGGAGGTCAGGCCAGAGCAGTCAAAAGAGCTAGGGCCAGCTGCACCCCAGCCGTAAGGCGCACCGATAGCGGAACGAGCGGCGGCGACCACGCGCTCACCCGCGGAGGAGCCCACAGCAGGTGCCGGAGCCGGAACAGTAACGTTCGCGGTGTAGTTGGTCTGGGCAGCACCCTGGCCAGCCAGGGAAGGAACATAAGCCTCGATGCCCGGCAGATTACGGATACCCGGGACGTTCTCTACACCCTGAATGTGCATAGAGAAATTGGTGTTGGGGATGACCACCTCAGCGCCTTGGGCAGTTGCCGGGACGGTTACTGCTGCGGTTGCAGCCAGTGCTGCGGTGGTGGCAACACGGCGGGTATTGCTGGTTGCCTGACGACGGTGCTTAGCCACGAATAAATCTCCAAATCTTCCTTCGCGCCCTGTCTCACAACTTTCCTCGATTCCGTCTTGCAGACCAGACAAGAAACGACACGAAACGAGGTTCGCAACGAGTTGGCGGCTCCCACTGATGGCCCGTCCGTGGACGAGTGCCTTGCGGGGGCCGGAACCACAATCCAACAACTTCCAGTGTTCTTCGACCGCCCTTTCTGAAGGGCCGTCTCCACCGAAGCTCACCCACGCGGGCGAGGATTGCAGTTAGGCGCTAATGTTCATTTTTCGATTGAGCGCTCATGGTCAGCGCTGCAATGTCTCAAACAGGTTACGAAATCATCACGAAGCCTGTCCACTCAGCGACCTGATCCAGTTCGTTATCTGGCCGTTATCATCCCGTGATAATTCAGAGATTCTCAGGATGTCAGTCTGAAGCTTCTTTACGCGACACCCGGAAAACCGCGACTAAGCTGCCAATATGGAATACCCGAGCGGGCCAACCAGGCCACCGCCGGACCTTAATGTCGCCTGAAGTTCTCAGCTTGTGAGCTTCAACACATTACTGTAACGTCTCCGCCGGGATAATCACACCAGCCCCAGGAACCACCTCGCAGCCTCTCGTATGGGGCACGTTGCAGCCCCCAGGCCGGACCTCCTGCCTTCGGTTGCCCGGCGGGCGGGAACCTGCGGCCAACCGCCGGGCAAGAACCTTCAGCCGACCAGCAGGCGGGAACCTTCGGACGACTGGCGGGCGCCTTCAACATTGTCAGCCCGAGTTGGCGCCTTCAACATTGTCAGCCCGAGTTGGCGCCTTTTAGTCCGGCACCTGGCCTACTACCAATAGCCCCGGCAGCTGATGGAACCCGTTGGTTCCAAGTTGGACCAACATAGTGCAGATGCTGGTTCTAGCATGCGTAGCAAACTAAACGAGCAGCTGAGCCGTCCTGGGAGTCAGTCCCCAATCTCCCGCGCAATACCTGTATATAAAACTGTCCCTCGATATATACAAGTAGCCACGAGCGCTCTGTGCGACCAGGGAAACGCAAGCGCCTGCGGGCCACCTGTATATGAAACAATCGGGCGATATATACAAGTAGAGCATATTCCGATGGCGCAGGGCGGCGCGCATTGTGAGTGCTTCCCCACGTACTGTCGCCCTCGCCTTCCCGGCACTGAGTCACCCGCTCCCGCCTACTGAGCATTAAGAAGACGTTGTCTTATCGCCCCCCCTTGACACACCTTCGAGCAGACCGATAACCCCATACCAAACTGGTGATAACAGCACTATGCCCCTTCCTCGTTGACGTTGGCGGCACGGTGATCACAAGTCAATCTGAGGCGCGCGGCAAAAGACGACACCGCCGCCGCCCCACTGTGGGGCGGCGGCGGTGCGGTGACAGTTTCAGTAAAGGGTGGACTACTTAGACGCGTCCGTTGTCCTGGTCGTCACGCCAGTTAGCCTCATTGAGACGGCGGAACATCTCGGCCTCTTCGGCCTGGTTCTCAGCGTGAATCTCGTGCACCTTATGCATCAGAGCTTCATCGTCCGGGGAGAAGATGCCCTGAGTCTCAGAGTCAGCCAGACCAAGATGGTTGAGCTGCTTCGGAACCACAGCACCGGCGTAAGGCAGCGGCACAGGGTGACCGTGCTCGTCCACAGGACCCAGCGGCTGGTGGATTTCAATGAAGGCACCATTCGGCAGCTGCTTAATCACACCGGTCTCGATACCGTGCTCCAGCACCTCGCGGTCGGAGCGCTGCAGGCCAACGCAGATCTTGTAGGTCAGGAAGTAAGCGATCGGCGGCACAACAATCAGACCGATACGGCCAACCCAGGTCATGGCGTTCAGCGAGATCTGGAAGAAGTGGGCCACGTGGTCGTTACCACCGGAAATGGTAACCAGCACGAAGAACGAGATGGCCATTGCGCCGATACCGGAGCGAACCGGAACATCGCGCGGACGCTGCAGCAAGTTGTGGTGGGCGTCGTCGCCGGTGACCTTCTTCTCGATGAAGGGGTAGGCCATCAACAGGACCACCATGGCGCCTGCAACCAACATCACCCAGAAAGCACCCGGGATGGTGTAGCCGAAGATGTAGAGCTCCCATGCGGGCATGACACGTGCCAGGCCGTCCGTCCACAGCATGTAGATATCCGGTTGAGAACCAGCGGAGACCTGGGACGGGTTGTAGGGACCAAGCAGCCAGATGGCGTTGATAGTCAGCAGACCAGACATCAGAGCCAGAACACCGGCCGTCATCAAGCCCATACCAATGGCCTTGGTGGCGAACACCGGCATAATGCGAACGCCTACAACGTTGTTCTCTGCACGACCGGGGCCGGGGAACTGAGTGTGCTTCTGGAACCACACGATGAGAACGTGAGCAGCAATCAGGGCCAGGATGATGCCCGGGATAACCAACACGTGCAGGATGTAGAAACGGTCCAGCATCAGGTCAGACGGGAAGTCGCCGTCGAAAATGGCCCAGTGCAACCAGGTACCGATCAGCGGCAGACCGAGGATGATGGCGGACATAATGCGCAGACCCACGCCGGAGAGCAGGTCGTCCGGCAGGGAGTAACCCAGGAAGCCTTCAATCATACCCAGCAGGATGAGGGTGCAGCCGATGATCCAGTTTGCCTCACGCGGACGACGGAAAGCGCCGGTGAAGAAGATGCGCAGCATGTGCGCCACCATGGACATCATGAACAGCAGGGCAGCCCAGTGGTGCATCTGGCGAACGAACAGACCACCGCGAACCTCGAAGGACAAGTCCAATGCCGATGCGTAGGCGGAGGACATCTCCACGCCGTTGAGCGGGGTGTAGGCACCGTCGTAGATCACCTTAGTGATAGACGGGTCGAAGAAGAGTGCCAGGTAGATACCGGTCAGCAGCAGGATGATGAAGCTGTACAGCGCCATCTCACCCAGCATGAAGGACCAGTGAGTCGGAAATACCTTGTTCAGCTGCGGGCGCAGAGCACCAGCGGCGCTGAAACGGCTGTCGACATTATTGCCGATCTTTGCGAGTTTAGTGCTCATTAGGATTCACGCTCCCAGAATGCAGGACCAACAGGCTCAATGAAGTTGCCCTTGGCGATGAGGTAGCCCTCTTCATCCACCGTGACCGGCAGCTGCGGAAGCGCGCGGGCAGCCGGGCCGAATACAGGCTTACCGTACTGCAGAGCATCGAACTGCGACTGGTGGCACGGGCACAGAATACGGTTGGTCTGTGCCTCATAGAGGGAGGTCGGGCAACCAATGTGCGTACAAATCTTGGAGTACGCGTAGTAGTCGCCGTAGTGGAAGTCTTCCTGACCCTCGCGCTCGATAACCTTCTTGGCATCAGAGTTACGCAGGCGGATCAGCATGACAGCGTTACGGTTGCCGTGGATGGAGTGCATGTGATTCTCATACACGTCCTTCTGCGGATCGTAGAGATCACCATCGTTGACGTCAGACTCGGCCAACGGGAATACGGTCTCCATACCGCCGGCAGCCAGATCCTCAGGACGCACGCGCACCAAACGGGTGACACCCTGGGTGGTGTAGTGCGTACCGGACTCACCGGCGTGCTTCTCAGCGATAGTACCGGTGTCACGGGCAAGATAGAGCTTGACGCCCTTTTCCACCAGAGTCCACCCGGAGGTCCACAGGGTGCCATCACCCATGTAGTTGAGCTCGTGGCGAACCTTCCACGGATTCTTAATGGCGCCACCCAACGGGGCAACCACAGTAAGACCGAAGACGACTGCCGCACCACCAAGCAAGCCCTGCAGCGCCTTGCGACGGCCCAGGGTGGACGTGCGCCAAGAGTCGTTCAGAAGGGCAGTCAGCGTGCGGCGATCCAATTCGTTGGAACCACCGTCATGACGGCGCTGTACAGAAATCTCTTCCGGCAGGATTCGCTTGACGTACTGCACAATGGCGATGCCGAAGGAAAGGATCGACAAACCAGAGAACAGGCCCAGCAGCGGGGTGTAGAAGAGGTGCCATGCCAGGCCCTCATCGCCGTGCGTCTTGAACTCCCACGGCCAGAACAGGTAGACGCCCAAGAATGCGATGCCGGAAACAATGGCAATTGTTGCCCACACGCCAACGTTGGTGGCGGCTCGCTTCTCCGCCGGGTCCCCTGCTACGGGGAAACGCTCCTTGCGGAAGGCAACAGTGACATCGTCAAGCTCTGCGCCCAGGGCGGTGAGCTCAGCATCGGTCATCTTGTTGAGCTCAGCTTCAGTGTAATTCTTATGTACGTTGCTCATTACTGACGCGATCCAATCCACATAGCGGCAGCACACAAAGCAGTGATGCCGATGATCCACATTGCGAGGCCTTCAGCGACGGGGCCGAGACCGCCGAGGTCCCAGCCT
Coding sequences within:
- a CDS encoding glycosyltransferase family 4 protein; translated protein: MPRVLLVTNDFPPTIGGIQSYLRDFVDTLDPSQVVVLCSTQDAQAAQLYDASVPYTVIRLPQRVLLPTPGTRRAMCEAITRHNIDVVWFGAAAPLALLAPAARKAGARKIVASTHGHEVGWAMLPGARQVLRGIGKHVDVLTYISYYTLGRLRGAFGSGPRWAHLPSGVSLEQFRPGGDVAAAREYFGLDPARPVVVCISRFVPRKGQDQLLRVMPELTQRHPGVQLLLVGRGRYRTTLEQLAQRYFPGTVFYEAAGSAELHRALTAADVFAMPARTRGGGLDVEGLGIVYLEAQAAGVAVVAGDSGGAPETVTPETGVVVSGTDERQLLAALDMLLRDPQLRQRMGAAGRAHVEQQWTWGIMGQRLRDILA
- a CDS encoding C40 family peptidase, with product MAKHRRQATSNTRRVATTAALAATAAVTVPATAQGAEVVIPNTNFSMHIQGVENVPGIRNLPGIEAYVPSLAGQGAAQTNYTANVTVPAPAPAVGSSAGERVVAAARSAIGAPYGWGAAGPSSFDCSGLTSWAYAQVGKSIPRTSQAQAAAGQRVPLDQIQPGDIVAYYGGASHVGIYAGNGVIIDALNSGSTVGERPLHYMPIHSVVRF
- a CDS encoding cytochrome b: MSTKLAKIGNNVDSRFSAAGALRPQLNKVFPTHWSFMLGEMALYSFIILLLTGIYLALFFDPSITKVIYDGAYTPLNGVEMSSAYASALDLSFEVRGGLFVRQMHHWAALLFMMSMVAHMLRIFFTGAFRRPREANWIIGCTLILLGMIEGFLGYSLPDDLLSGVGLRIMSAIILGLPLIGTWLHWAIFDGDFPSDLMLDRFYILHVLVIPGIILALIAAHVLIVWFQKHTQFPGPGRAENNVVGVRIMPVFATKAIGMGLMTAGVLALMSGLLTINAIWLLGPYNPSQVSAGSQPDIYMLWTDGLARVMPAWELYIFGYTIPGAFWVMLVAGAMVVLLMAYPFIEKKVTGDDAHHNLLQRPRDVPVRSGIGAMAISFFVLVTISGGNDHVAHFFQISLNAMTWVGRIGLIVVPPIAYFLTYKICVGLQRSDREVLEHGIETGVIKQLPNGAFIEIHQPLGPVDEHGHPVPLPYAGAVVPKQLNHLGLADSETQGIFSPDDEALMHKVHEIHAENQAEEAEMFRRLNEANWRDDQDNGRV
- a CDS encoding ubiquinol-cytochrome c reductase iron-sulfur subunit gives rise to the protein MSNVHKNYTEAELNKMTDAELTALGAELDDVTVAFRKERFPVAGDPAEKRAATNVGVWATIAIVSGIAFLGVYLFWPWEFKTHGDEGLAWHLFYTPLLGLFSGLSILSFGIAIVQYVKRILPEEISVQRRHDGGSNELDRRTLTALLNDSWRTSTLGRRKALQGLLGGAAVVFGLTVVAPLGGAIKNPWKVRHELNYMGDGTLWTSGWTLVEKGVKLYLARDTGTIAEKHAGESGTHYTTQGVTRLVRVRPEDLAAGGMETVFPLAESDVNDGDLYDPQKDVYENHMHSIHGNRNAVMLIRLRNSDAKKVIEREGQEDFHYGDYYAYSKICTHIGCPTSLYEAQTNRILCPCHQSQFDALQYGKPVFGPAARALPQLPVTVDEEGYLIAKGNFIEPVGPAFWERES